One Mycobacteroides abscessus ATCC 19977 genomic window carries:
- a CDS encoding metal ABC transporter ATP-binding protein, with translation MSAATLRDASLNRGGRTLWQGLDLTVEPGEFIAVLGPNGSGKTSLLRLLLGQVPLTRGSMTVTSDLGYVPQHRLADNALILRAEDLVGLGIDGHRWGLASFNPARRARYRAAVDLALNQVDASHLATKAVSSLSGGELQRVRIAQALAGDPALLLCDEPLLNLDPASAQQICALIDKRRCDAQTAVLFVTHEINPIVPYVDRILYLVDGRFQIGTVDEVMTTETLSELYRAQIDVVKIRGQYVVVGEDRQITAECAEHAHE, from the coding sequence ATGAGTGCCGCGACGCTGCGCGACGCATCGCTGAATCGCGGTGGACGCACCCTTTGGCAGGGTTTGGATCTCACGGTGGAACCCGGTGAGTTCATCGCCGTACTGGGACCCAATGGTTCCGGGAAAACCTCGCTGCTACGCCTGCTTTTGGGCCAGGTGCCGCTCACCCGCGGCAGCATGACCGTCACCAGCGACCTCGGATACGTACCCCAGCACCGACTCGCCGACAACGCACTTATCCTGCGCGCGGAGGATCTGGTGGGACTCGGAATCGACGGGCACCGCTGGGGATTGGCGTCATTCAACCCGGCTCGCCGGGCCCGTTATCGTGCGGCGGTCGACCTCGCGCTGAATCAGGTGGACGCAAGCCATCTGGCGACCAAGGCCGTCTCGTCGCTGTCCGGCGGCGAGCTGCAGCGGGTGCGCATCGCGCAGGCATTGGCCGGTGATCCTGCACTGCTGCTTTGCGATGAGCCCCTGCTCAACTTGGACCCAGCAAGCGCACAACAGATCTGTGCCCTGATCGACAAGCGACGATGCGACGCGCAGACGGCAGTGCTGTTCGTGACACACGAGATCAATCCGATCGTGCCGTACGTGGACAGGATCCTGTACCTGGTGGATGGACGCTTTCAGATCGGCACCGTCGACGAGGTGATGACGACCGAGACGTTGTCGGAGCTGTACCGGGCGCAGATCGATGTGGTGAAGATACGCGGACAGTATGTGGTGGTGGGCGAAGACCGGCAGATCACCGCAGAGTGTGCCGAGCACGCCCATGAATAA
- the otsB gene encoding trehalose-phosphatase — protein sequence MSAQDLPVELRRALSEVARTPRLLVASDYDGTIAPLVNNPDHARPHPESTTALRALAGLPSTTSALISGRALRDLATLSRLPSEVHLVGSHGSEFDAGFVHAIDGDAKALLKTIATKLSAIAAEYPGVAIELKPASVALHVRNASEEDADAALRQALSVANGWGAQVTEGKKVLEFAVIPTDKGQALDILRHQEGATAAVFFGDDVTDEKAFKRLHGPDVGVKVGDGETLAGYRIPDTESVGTALAFLLEERRTWLLGGHATPIERLTMLANSRTIALVTPTGDVTWMCHPEPDSAAVFAHLLGGPEAGHFTIGPARSALPLGQKYIDSTMTVETRWASLQVTDYLAHDEVPGRTDLIRVVTGEADAVVTFAPRPEFGQAPVQLVAEADGLRVLGTNDPIVLRAPGVTWTIGADDQTATATISPANGPIILELRCGTEDLGENPTSEPELRERAESYWRDWAQTLTLPERKPGLMKRSALTLRGLVHAESGAILAAATTSLPEDIGGIRNWDYRYCWLRDASMTASALVALGSLSEAEGLLGWLHRVLEHLPGPDRLHPLYTLAGTALPPEAVIDSLPGYAGSRPVRVGNAANSQVQLDVFGPVVELIHDLSHARKHLGHSDPLTDADWNLVSDMVLAVERRWYEPDHGIWEIRGNPRHHVYSKVMCWVTVDRAVKLAEEFERAAPSSWAALRDEIAAEVIEKGWNESVNSYTAAYDGTDLDAATLYIGLSGLIDPTDPRFTATVIATEAELRSGATVYRYHRDDCLPGGEGGFHLCAAWLVEAYLLIGARSQAELLFDQLVKATGPTGLLSEEYDPVAERSLGNHPQAYSHIGLLRCAALLS from the coding sequence GTGAGTGCCCAAGATCTGCCCGTGGAGCTGCGCCGGGCTCTTTCCGAGGTCGCCCGTACACCCCGACTGCTGGTGGCCTCCGACTATGACGGAACCATCGCCCCGCTGGTCAACAACCCGGACCATGCGCGCCCGCATCCCGAATCGACCACGGCCCTGCGCGCTTTGGCAGGGCTACCGTCGACGACCTCCGCGCTGATCTCCGGACGTGCGCTGCGCGATCTGGCGACCCTGTCGCGACTGCCGTCCGAGGTGCATCTGGTCGGCAGTCACGGCTCGGAGTTCGACGCCGGCTTCGTGCACGCCATCGACGGCGACGCCAAGGCGCTGTTGAAGACCATCGCCACCAAGCTGTCGGCCATCGCCGCCGAATATCCCGGGGTGGCCATCGAACTGAAACCGGCCAGTGTCGCGCTCCACGTGCGCAACGCATCCGAGGAGGACGCCGACGCCGCCTTGAGACAGGCACTCTCCGTCGCAAACGGCTGGGGCGCGCAGGTCACCGAGGGCAAGAAGGTTCTCGAGTTCGCCGTCATCCCCACGGATAAGGGCCAGGCCCTCGACATCCTGCGCCATCAGGAGGGTGCGACCGCCGCGGTGTTCTTCGGCGACGACGTCACCGACGAAAAGGCCTTCAAGCGGCTGCACGGCCCCGATGTGGGCGTCAAGGTGGGGGATGGCGAAACACTCGCCGGCTATCGCATCCCGGACACAGAATCGGTGGGCACAGCACTGGCTTTCCTGCTCGAGGAGCGACGCACGTGGCTGCTCGGCGGACATGCCACCCCCATCGAACGTCTCACCATGCTCGCCAATTCGCGCACCATCGCACTGGTGACGCCCACCGGCGATGTCACCTGGATGTGTCACCCCGAACCGGATTCTGCGGCGGTGTTCGCCCATCTACTCGGCGGGCCCGAGGCAGGACACTTCACGATTGGCCCCGCGCGATCCGCGCTACCGCTGGGCCAGAAATACATCGACAGCACAATGACCGTCGAAACACGTTGGGCCAGTCTGCAAGTAACCGACTACCTGGCCCATGACGAGGTTCCCGGACGCACCGACCTCATTCGGGTCGTCACCGGCGAGGCCGATGCGGTGGTGACCTTCGCGCCGCGTCCGGAATTCGGCCAGGCCCCGGTACAGCTGGTGGCCGAGGCCGACGGCCTGCGAGTACTGGGCACCAACGATCCGATTGTGCTGCGAGCGCCCGGCGTCACCTGGACGATCGGGGCCGACGACCAGACCGCGACCGCGACCATCAGCCCCGCCAACGGGCCCATCATTCTCGAGCTACGTTGTGGCACAGAAGACCTCGGTGAGAATCCCACATCTGAGCCCGAGCTGCGGGAACGGGCCGAGTCATATTGGCGCGATTGGGCACAGACCCTGACGCTGCCCGAACGCAAGCCGGGCCTGATGAAGCGGTCGGCACTGACGTTGCGGGGCCTGGTGCATGCCGAGTCGGGCGCGATCCTGGCCGCGGCCACCACCTCACTTCCGGAAGACATCGGCGGAATCCGTAACTGGGACTACCGGTACTGCTGGCTGCGCGATGCGTCGATGACCGCGTCGGCGCTGGTCGCATTGGGATCCCTGAGCGAGGCAGAGGGCCTGCTGGGTTGGCTACACAGGGTACTAGAGCATCTGCCAGGACCCGACCGTCTGCACCCGCTCTACACACTGGCCGGCACGGCGCTGCCTCCAGAGGCGGTGATCGACTCACTGCCGGGGTATGCGGGCTCGCGACCGGTTCGTGTCGGCAACGCCGCCAATTCGCAAGTGCAGCTGGATGTATTCGGCCCCGTGGTGGAACTGATCCACGATCTGAGCCACGCCCGCAAGCATCTCGGGCATTCCGATCCGCTGACCGATGCCGACTGGAACCTGGTGTCCGACATGGTTCTTGCCGTCGAACGCCGATGGTACGAGCCCGATCACGGCATCTGGGAAATCCGCGGGAATCCGCGCCACCACGTCTACTCCAAGGTGATGTGCTGGGTAACGGTGGACCGTGCCGTGAAGTTGGCCGAGGAGTTCGAGCGTGCGGCCCCGTCATCGTGGGCGGCGCTGCGCGATGAAATCGCCGCCGAGGTCATCGAGAAGGGCTGGAACGAGTCGGTCAACTCCTACACCGCCGCCTACGACGGCACCGATCTGGACGCCGCAACCCTGTACATCGGCCTATCCGGGCTGATCGACCCCACCGATCCTCGATTCACCGCGACGGTCATCGCCACCGAGGCAGAACTGCGCAGTGGTGCGACGGTCTACCGCTACCACCGCGATGACTGCCTACCCGGAGGCGAAGGCGGATTCCATTTGTGCGCGGCCTGGCTGGTCGAGGCCTATCTGCTCATCGGTGCGCGATCGCAGGCCGAGCTGCTCTTCGATCAGCTGGTCAAGGCCACCGGCCCCACCGGTCTGCTGTCGGAGGAGTACGACCCGGTGGCCGAGCGCTCGCTGGGTAACCACCCCCAGGCCTACAGCCATATCGGGCTGCTGCGCTGCGCCGCCCTGCTGTCCTGA
- a CDS encoding metal ABC transporter solute-binding protein, Zn/Mn family — protein sequence MPARVAGLAVAVATAGTLALSGCGQSHERSGALTVVASTDAWASVAQAVTGDHAKVSALVSGADTDPHSFEVTPAAAAQVQDATLVVYNGDGYDPFIDKLLKDGEPRVNAYQLLPADSADKNEHVFYSLRTAQQVANNVADDLAKADPGNADSYHANAKTFGQQLDSIASLQEDVATKYRGKAILATEPVASHLVSRCGLVDRTPHAFAEAAEQGQDPSPADVASALDLISTKQVAALLFNPQTAGSVTNRIKQAAESHGVPVVTVTETLPEGTDYVTWQRRTTEQLAAALG from the coding sequence ATGCCCGCTCGCGTGGCTGGGTTGGCCGTGGCGGTGGCAACCGCTGGAACGCTCGCACTCTCCGGTTGTGGCCAGTCCCACGAGCGAAGCGGAGCGCTCACCGTGGTGGCGTCGACCGACGCCTGGGCCTCGGTAGCCCAGGCCGTTACCGGAGATCACGCCAAGGTGAGCGCCCTGGTCAGCGGCGCCGATACCGACCCGCATTCATTCGAGGTGACCCCCGCGGCAGCCGCCCAGGTCCAGGACGCCACTCTGGTGGTCTACAACGGTGACGGATACGACCCATTCATCGACAAACTGCTCAAAGACGGCGAGCCCCGGGTCAACGCATACCAGCTTCTTCCCGCAGACTCCGCCGACAAGAACGAGCATGTGTTCTACAGTCTGCGAACCGCCCAGCAAGTCGCTAATAACGTCGCCGATGATCTGGCCAAGGCCGACCCGGGCAACGCCGATTCCTACCACGCCAACGCCAAAACGTTTGGACAGCAGCTCGATTCCATCGCGAGCCTGCAAGAGGACGTCGCCACCAAGTACCGCGGCAAGGCAATCCTGGCGACCGAACCCGTGGCCAGTCACCTGGTCTCTCGTTGCGGGCTGGTGGACCGCACACCGCATGCCTTCGCCGAAGCAGCCGAACAGGGGCAGGATCCCTCCCCCGCCGACGTCGCTAGCGCACTGGACCTGATCAGCACCAAACAAGTTGCGGCGCTGCTGTTCAACCCGCAGACGGCCGGATCGGTCACCAACCGGATCAAGCAGGCCGCCGAATCACACGGCGTTCCGGTGGTTACGGTCACCGAAACGCTGCCCGAAGGCACCGACTACGTCACCTGGCAGCGACGCACCACCGAACAGCTCGCCGCGGCCCTGGGATGA